From the genome of Spinacia oleracea cultivar Varoflay chromosome 2, BTI_SOV_V1, whole genome shotgun sequence, one region includes:
- the LOC130467470 gene encoding uncharacterized protein produces the protein MPRSKTVNVKEILQEDDDIQYPDSENIEYDDDDDDVVYEDDEDVNTDEDQDENWEQDENGDEDEDEDVNAGLVKPTGKGKKKPGVMVKSELVEIKTKGKKARIKAEVDANVPVDAENDVQILDGGCSTSNLTTQCRPTALLAVIETFNSNQIKSVSEIGFGWLLSLPTQTSKLDTTLFPWLIDHFDPVSWLFKIEAGKEFIFSPCDVHDVFLLPLHSDNPIVDSSTRTKDVGLKNQWRDYFKVKKNATIPLRLLEIKMGELVEGGEMFKRIFVMFAFSVFLDPIANRTADLGLVKVLEDVDEIKNLDWCGYVHERLCRAIRKHKTSGCQGNVGGCLWVLQVVYFHRLQFRGIAESCSLPLMKHWSGTKIHERLVLEKDSACFGSGLLNTVTYPVCQKLGFEEGFAKICGRHDAVNDDENHIRFVIPDGQLSNSAIQSISTDEMHAEFLRMKRNLEIVSNFHLKQLEAVAALRRRSSPSLPDDDLDPRYYAMMQELAEMVVSVQSMPGGLENIYCDGKPNAIPQDDSPNKKIQGVLDEINVNETANKTAVQCEEPRIVDATTDPAQQTNQGATLEVDVQPSLSEQLVVPLPIVEPLPSVEPLASAETAPKELKVYEPTVGYHSIIHSSLADGKAKIGIPCGKVNTEPFLVGHFMRFYKRNMKRLPELYQEVADYCLLDDPVVVKAEETLVWFDTVHMIQREDMLSLAEDQEIYLSIIECWALMINANEMQHASPPSKFCFGVRQSEILELLWQDSTNEAAMDQLLICWKEWIDIYNNGFDITCVDLVFVPFFRERHFFLFVLNLKTKTMQHVDNLVYDEAQIIDLESFSTTLCDLLGTFLDDRGNNHEGDIGTYPMEEIEFDWKTAKGSDLDCGIYTMIIMLTFEGIKCSCPDLKEQFA, from the exons ATGCCGAGAAGTAAAACTGTTAATGTGAAGGAGATTTTACAAGAAGATGATGACATTCAATATCCAGATTCAGAAAATATTGAatatgatgacgatgatgacgATGTTGTTTATGAAGATGATGAGGATGTTAATACTGATGAGGACCAGGACGAGAACTGGGAACAGGATGAGAACGGGGACGAGGACGAGGACGAGGATGTTAATGCTGGCTTGGTTAAACCGACAGGCAAAGGGAAGAAGAAGCCGGGAGTCATGGTTAAGAGTGAGTTGGTTGAAATAAAAACCAAAGGGAAGAAGGCAAGGATTAAGGCTGAGGTTGATGCTAATGTTCCTGTTGATGCTGAAAATGATGTCCAGAT CTTGGATGGGGGTTGCAGTACTTCAAACTTGACTACCCAGTGTAGACCAACTGCTTTGTTAGCTGTCATAGAAACATTCAATTCAAATCAAATTAAGTCTGTTTCAGAAATTGGATTCGGTTGGTTGTTATCTTTACCTACGCAAACTTCAAAGTTAGATACAACATTATTTCCCTGGTTGAttgatcattttgatcctgttAGTTGGTTGTTTAAAATTGAAGCTGGAAAGGAATTCATATTTAGTCCATGTGATGTGCATGATGTGTTTCTTCTCCCATTACATTCTGACAATCCTATTGTAGATAGCAGCACTAGGACTAAGGATGTAGGTTTGAAAAATCAGTGGAGAGACTActttaaagttaaaaaaaatgcaaCCATTCCATTGCGTCTGTTGGAGATTAAGATGGGTGAATTAGTGGAAGGTGGAGAAATGTTCAAGCGAATATTTGTGATGTTTGCATTCTCTGTTTTCTTAGATCCTATAGCTAATAGGACTGCTGATTTgggtttagttaaagttcttgaGGATGTAGATGAAATAAAGAATCTTGATTGGTGTGGATATGTCCACGAGAGACTTTGTCGGGCTATTAGGAAGCATAAAACTTCAGGCTGCCAGGGTAACGTTGGTGGTTGTTTATGGGTTTTACAAGTTGTCTATTTTCATCGCCTTCAATTTAGAGGCATTGCAGAGAGTTGTAGTCTTCCGTTGATGAAGCATTGGTCTGGTACTAAAATTCATGAAAGGCTTGTTTTGGAAAAGGATTCAGCTTGCTTTGGCAGTGGTTTATTAAATACAGTGACCTACCCTGTTTGTCAAAAGTTGGGTTTTGAAGAAGGTTTTGCCAAGATTTGTGGTAGGCATGATGCTGTGAACGATGATGAGAACCATATACGGTTCGTCATTCCTGATGGGCAATTGTCAAATTCAGcaattcaatcaatttcaaCTGAT GAAATGCATGCGGAGTTTTTGAGAATGAAGAGGAACTTGGAAATTGTTTCAAATTTTCATTTGAAACAACTTGAAGCTGTAGCAGCACTGAGGCGACGTTCATCTCCATCGCTGCCggatgatgatttggatccaAGGTATTATGCCATGATGCAAGAATTGGCTGAGATGGTAGTTTCAGTTCAGTCTATGCCAGGAGGTTTGGAGAACATATATTGTGATGGAAAACCTAATGCTATACCTCAAGATGATAGTCCAAATAAAAAGATCCAAGGAGTTCTTGATGAAATTAATGTCAATGAAACTGCTAACAAGACTGCTGTACAGTGTGAAGAACCTCGTATTGTTGATGCTACCACTGATCCAGCTCAGCAGACCAATCAAG GCGCAACTTTGGAGGTTGATGTACAGCCAAGCTTATCTGAGCAGCTGGTTGTACCTCTTCCAATTGTTGAACCTCTTCCAAGTGTTGAACCTCTTGCAAGTGCTGAAACTGCTCCAAAAGAATTAAAAGTTTACGAGCCTACTGTCGGTTATCATTCCATTATACACTCTTCTTTAGCTGATGGCAAGGCTAAAATTGGAATTCCATGTGGAAAGGTTAACACTGAACCATTCCTTGTCGGACATTTCATGCGTTTCTACAAGAGGAACATGAAACGTTTGCCCGAGTTGTATCAAGAAGTTGCTGATTATTGCCTTCTGGATGATCCTGTCGTAGTGAAGGCAGA ggaaactTTGGTCTGGTTTGATACCGTACATATGATTCAAAGAGAGGATATGTTGTCACTTGCTGAAGATCAAGAGATCTATTTGTCTATTATTGAGTGTTGGGCATTAATgataaatgcaaatgaaatgcaACATGCCTCACCGCCTTCAAAATTCTGTTTTGGTGTCCGCCAAAGT GAAATTTTGGAACTTCTTTGGCAAGATTCAACTAACGAGGCTGCTATGGATCAGCTTCTAATTTGTTGGAAAGAGTGGATTGATATTTACAACAATGGCTTTGACATCACCTGTGTTGATCTG gtttttgttcctttttttcgagaacgccactttttcctatttgTGTTGAATTTGAAAACCAAAACGATGCAACACGTGGACAATCTTGTGTATGATGAAGCTCAAATCattgatttggaaagtttttcaacaactCTG TGTGATCTCCTGGGTACTTTCCTTGATGATAGAGGCAATAATCATGAAGGTGATATTGGAACGTACCCCATGGAGGAGATTGAGTTTGATTGGAAGACTGCAAAAGGTTCTGACCTTGATTGTGGAATTTATACAATGATTATTATGTTGACATTTGAAGGAATCAAATGTAGCTGTCCTGATTTGAAAGAG CAATTTGCTTAA
- the LOC130467897 gene encoding protein FAR1-RELATED SEQUENCE 5-like produces the protein MENLIRSVIQSTQRIQVPVEPDIQDATMEDVLNNCIENNALAQEREEEEAMEAEEQHIISDSEEPDQDIVGTLMGYTAETVEELLGFYEKHASEVGFSIRKGNTRFKVGTRIVLEKTYVCSAAGVTNNGKNKKKKVQTVVPVVPKKERKPRQVSITRTQCRACLRVKMNSEGRYEVVNHVIMHNHDLTRSQWHYLHRSERQITEEKREAIETMQKSGLSSTASFNYMAIEAGGEENLGHSKKDHLNYCTRLKMKQIEGGDAQAVTDIMYLELEGDPNFFFRFRLDEKGKLRSLFWRDSMMMEDYGIFGDIVVFDTTYRTNRYNLICAPIVGINNHWNNCMFGCAFIGDEKIESFVWLLQTFKKSMGGKSPISIFTDQDAAMNNAIHQVFPDSRHRLCVWHLHQNAITRFGALKRDPTFKKTFNYCLYKCVTVVEFETNWRSMLQQYELIGEEWFTNVYNLREKCCPALSKDFFSAGILSSQRSESTNHAIGFRANRTTSLTDFYRLFKGTIQRWRSTEKQAEFSCSKSVPSSALPLSGLLKHASEVYTLSLFRDFEEEFGYSIATTAKLIWKQENTEFYAVSIDEEPWSAQRVTYIHESQTVSCTCKNFEASGWLCYHCIRILHLHSVNRIPEQYIKKRWTKSAKSSVWNKLENEKPEEVQYTPWRQTMARKYYNLILKSQSNEETRTLMEDGYAASVSLVDELLASLNLSNTDDASTTETSATAAPETSATAAPETNATAAYETNSAPAGFFAVRLVGACFFSGGPTFSGTDASATFLLRRFLEVKVFNGCSLPSAALSFTSATLLFISAILPSGFSFSLAFSCAILPSGFLFSLAFSSAFFSTSFSFLAASFFNFLSFANFCFLLVTTCG, from the exons ATGGAAAACCTAATTAGGAGTGTGATTCAATCCACTCAAAGAATTCAAGTTCCTGTTGAACCTGATATTCAAGATGCAACAATGGAGGACGTTCTCAACAATTGCATCGAAAACAATGCTTTGGCACAGGAACGTGAAGAAGAGGAGGCAATGGAAGCTGAAGAACAACAtattatttctgattctgaag AACCGGATCAAGATATTGTTGGAACACTGATGGGATACACTGCTGAAACAGTGGAGGAACTTCTAGGTTTCTATGAAAAACATGCTAGTGAGGTTGGATTTTCCATAAGGAAAGGAAACACGAGATTCAAAGTTGGGACAAGAATCGTGCTTGAAAAGACATATGTTTGTTCAGCAGCAGGAGTAACAAACAAtggaaagaacaaaaagaaaaaagtgcaAACAGTTGTTCCTGTAGTgcccaaaaaagagagaaaaccaAGGCAAGTTTCGATCACGAGAACGCAATGTAGGGCTTGCTTGAGAGTGAAAATGAATTCTGAAGGCAGATATGAGGTTGTTAATCATGTGATAATGCACAACCATGATTTAACTAGAAGTCAATGGCACTACTTGCATAGATCTGAAAGGCAAATAACGGAAGAGAAGAGGGAGGCAATTGAAACTATGCAAAAATCTG GTCTGTCATCCACGGCTTCCTTTAACTACATGGCAATTGAAGCTGGAGGTGAAGAAAATTTGGGACACTCGAAGAAAGACCATCTAAATTACTGCACGAggttaaaaatgaagcaaatagAAGGAGGTGATGCACAAGCAGTAACTGACATAATGTATTTAGAGCTTGAAGGTGACCCAAACTTCTTTTTTAGATTTAGATTGGATGAAAAAGGTAAATTGAGGAGTTTGTTTTGGAGGGACTCTATGATGATGGAAGACTATGGAATTTTTGGAGATATAGTGGTTTTTGACACGACGTATAGAACAAACAGGTATAACCTAATTTGTGCTCCAAtagttggaataaacaaccactgGAACAATTGCATGTTTGGTTGTGCATTCATAGGAGATGAAAAGATTGAGTCGTTTGTGTGGCTTCTacaaactttcaaaaagtcaatGGGGGGAAAAAGTCCAATATCAATCTTTACAGATCAAGATGCAGCAATGAACAATGCCATCCATCAG GTCTTTCCAGATTCAAGACACAGATTATGTGTATGGCATTTGCATCAGAATGCTATTACCAGATTTGGGGCATTGAAACGAGATCCAACTTTTAAGAAGACATTCAACTATTGCTTGTATAAGTGTGTCACAGTAGTTGAATTTGAAACCAATTGGAGATCAATGCTGCAACAATATGAGTTGATAGGGGAAGAGTGGTTTACAAATGTATACAATTTGAGAGAAAAATGTTGCCCTGCGCTAAGCAAAGACTTCTTTTCAGCTGGGATTTTGTCTTCACAACGAAGTGAAAGCACTAATCACGCCATCGGATTTAGAGCAAACAGAACAACCAGTTTAACTGATTTCTATAGATTGTTCAAAGGTACAATACAACGTTGGAGAAGTACAGAAAAGCAAGCTGAGTTCTCTTGTAGTAAATCGGTTCCATCCTCGGCTTTACCACTATCTGGATTGTTGAAACATGCATCAGAAGTTTACACGTTGTCACTATTCAGAGACTTTGAGGAGGAATTTGGATATTCAATTGCAACAACAGCAAAATTAATTTGGAAACAAG AAAATACTGAGTTCTATGCTGTGTCCATTGATGAAGAACCTTGGTCTGCACAGAGAGTAACATACATCCACGAGAGCCAAACAGTATCATGTACGTGTAAAAACTTTGAAGCTTCAGGATGGTTATGCTACCACTGCATTAGGATATTGCACCTTCATTCGGTTAACCGGATTCCAGAACAGTACATCAAAAAGAGGTGGACAAAATCTGCCAAGTCATCAGTTTGGAACaaattagaaaatgaaaaacCAGAAGAGGTGCAGTACACACCTTGGCGCCAAACCATGGCTAGGAAATACTACAACCTTATCTTGAAAAGCCAATCAAATGAGGAGACAAGAACCCTTATGGAGGATGGTTATGCCGCTAGTGTGTCTCTGGTTGATGAACTTCTAGCGTCATTAAATCTTTCAAACACTGACGACGCTTCAACCACAGAAACAAGTGCAACAGCAGCACCTGAAACAAGTGCAACAGCAGCACCTGAAACAAATGCAACAGCAGCATATGAAACAAACTCAGCACCAGCAG GTTTCTTTGCCGTCCGTTTGGTAGGAGCTTGCTTCTTCTCTGGTGGTCCTACATTTTCGGGGACAGATGCATCTGCTACATTCCTTTTAAGACGTTTTCTTGAAGTAAAAGTCTTCAACGGTTGTTCGTTGCCCTCTGCCgcattatcattcacatctGCCACATTGTTATTCATCTCTGCCATATTACCCTCTGGTTTCTCGTTCTCATTGGCATTCTCCTGTGCAATTTTACCCTCTGGTTTCTTGTTCTCATTGGCATTCTCCTCTGCTTTCTTTTCAACTTCCTTCTCCTTTTTGGCAGCTTCTTTCTTCAACTTCCTATCATTTGCCAATTTTTGCTTCCTCCTGGTTACCACATGTGGATAG